A stretch of the Flavobacterium aquiphilum genome encodes the following:
- a CDS encoding efflux RND transporter permease subunit has product MKNNIQDRFWEKLARIILRNRIPILIAVAFITIFLGYQWKNLSMTYTEANLLPKNHVANKDYEKFLDKFGEEGNLIVIGFQDPKFFTPKNYAAWNELMTSLKKAKEVDLVVSLNDLKKLEKDTINQKFVLSPFIDQSKTIDPEYLKKVQYDLFHNLPFYEGLLFNKKSGSIRSAVYMNKALVNTAERKTFIIENLVPKIDKFEKTTGIDLRVSGMPYIRTINADNMKGEIGLFIGAALLTVSLIFFFFFRSFSATFMSICILIVGVVWSFGTLGLFHYKITILTAIIPPLIIVIGITNCIFLINKYQQEIKLHNNQAKALQRIISKIGVSTLMTNLTTAIGFATFMITGNDLLFEFGLVTSINVISVYLLTLLIVPIVYSFMPLPKEKHLYHLSKTYISSLLNFVEDTVKHKRKVIYTIYGILLVFSVIGIAQMKVSGSLIGEMPKSAAFFKDILFYEKEFNGVMPLEIMIDTKKKKGVMKSSTIRKMDELQNTITEIPELAKPVSVVNLVKYSKQAFYNGNPDYYELPTSQEQAFILSYAKNATKNNKENLMKAYVDSTGRYARITTFMKDIGTDKMAKIEKKLHSKIDEIFPKDRFEVTITGKALVFQKGTAYLVNNLIESLIFAIIVIAVLMLYLFRSFKMVMASVITNVLPLCITSGLMGYFGIPLKPSTILVFSIAFGISVDNAIQFMAKYRHDLIQNNGKIKKSVFSSLRETGISTFYTSIVLILGFATFTLSSFSGTIALGGLISCTLTFAMFANLLVLPSLVLTFEKKRTKKEDLEHAH; this is encoded by the coding sequence ATGAAAAATAATATTCAAGATAGGTTTTGGGAGAAATTAGCCCGAATCATTCTTAGAAACAGAATTCCAATTTTAATTGCTGTCGCGTTCATTACAATTTTCCTTGGTTATCAATGGAAAAATCTTTCAATGACGTATACCGAAGCCAACTTACTTCCAAAAAATCATGTTGCCAATAAAGATTACGAAAAGTTTTTGGACAAATTCGGAGAAGAAGGAAACCTTATTGTAATTGGTTTTCAAGACCCAAAATTTTTCACGCCAAAAAATTATGCGGCCTGGAACGAATTGATGACAAGCTTGAAAAAAGCCAAAGAAGTTGATTTGGTAGTATCTTTAAATGATTTAAAAAAACTTGAAAAAGATACTATTAACCAAAAATTTGTCCTTTCGCCTTTCATCGACCAAAGTAAAACCATTGATCCTGAATATTTAAAAAAGGTACAATACGATCTATTTCACAATCTGCCTTTTTATGAAGGATTGTTGTTTAATAAAAAAAGCGGAAGTATCCGTTCGGCAGTTTACATGAACAAAGCGCTTGTAAACACTGCCGAAAGAAAAACATTTATAATTGAAAATTTAGTTCCGAAAATCGACAAATTCGAAAAAACTACCGGAATTGACCTTCGTGTTTCGGGAATGCCATACATCAGGACGATCAACGCTGATAACATGAAAGGCGAAATCGGACTATTCATCGGTGCAGCTTTACTGACTGTATCGTTAATTTTCTTTTTCTTTTTCAGGTCGTTCAGCGCGACATTTATGTCAATTTGCATTTTGATTGTTGGCGTAGTTTGGTCGTTCGGTACACTTGGATTATTTCATTATAAAATCACAATATTAACGGCTATTATTCCGCCTTTAATTATTGTAATCGGGATTACCAATTGTATTTTCCTTATCAATAAATACCAACAGGAAATTAAATTACATAACAATCAGGCAAAAGCTTTACAACGTATTATTTCAAAAATTGGAGTTTCGACTTTGATGACGAATTTGACTACTGCAATTGGTTTTGCCACGTTTATGATTACCGGAAACGATTTGCTTTTTGAATTTGGTTTGGTAACCTCAATCAACGTAATTTCAGTTTACCTGCTGACATTGCTTATCGTACCAATTGTTTACAGCTTTATGCCTCTTCCAAAAGAGAAGCATTTGTACCATTTATCAAAAACGTACATTTCATCTCTGTTAAATTTTGTCGAAGACACCGTAAAACACAAACGCAAAGTAATTTACACCATTTATGGAATTCTTTTGGTGTTTAGTGTTATTGGAATTGCGCAGATGAAAGTTTCGGGAAGTTTAATTGGTGAAATGCCAAAAAGCGCTGCTTTCTTCAAAGATATTTTATTTTACGAAAAAGAATTTAACGGAGTTATGCCGCTGGAGATTATGATTGACACCAAAAAGAAAAAAGGTGTTATGAAATCATCAACCATTCGTAAAATGGATGAATTGCAAAATACCATTACAGAAATACCTGAACTGGCAAAACCGGTTTCGGTTGTAAACCTGGTTAAATATTCAAAACAGGCTTTTTATAACGGAAATCCCGACTATTATGAATTACCAACGTCGCAGGAACAAGCTTTCATTTTGAGTTATGCCAAAAATGCTACTAAAAACAACAAAGAAAATTTAATGAAAGCTTACGTAGATTCGACTGGACGATATGCCCGAATCACAACTTTCATGAAGGATATTGGTACTGATAAAATGGCCAAAATTGAGAAAAAACTACATTCTAAAATTGATGAGATTTTCCCAAAAGACCGTTTTGAAGTTACTATTACCGGAAAAGCTTTGGTTTTCCAAAAAGGTACAGCCTATCTAGTAAATAACTTAATAGAATCTTTGATTTTTGCCATTATCGTGATTGCAGTTTTGATGCTGTATTTATTCCGATCGTTCAAAATGGTCATGGCATCAGTAATTACAAATGTTCTACCACTTTGCATCACATCCGGATTGATGGGATATTTTGGAATCCCATTAAAACCTTCAACGATATTGGTTTTTAGCATTGCTTTTGGTATTTCTGTAGATAATGCTATTCAGTTTATGGCCAAATACCGTCACGATTTAATTCAGAATAACGGTAAAATAAAAAAATCGGTATTCAGTTCATTGAGAGAAACCGGAATCAGTACTTTTTACACTTCGATTGTACTGATATTAGGATTTGCCACTTTCACTTTATCAAGTTTTAGCGGAACAATTGCACTTGGAGGATTGATTTCATGTACTTTGACATTTGCCATGTTTGCTAACTTATTGGTTTTACCCTCATTGGTATTGACTTTTGAAAAGAAAAGAACCAAGAAAGAGGATTTGGAACACGCACATTAA